A genomic segment from Deferribacterota bacterium encodes:
- the rplS gene encoding 50S ribosomal protein L19, whose product MRDKIIDAIEEEFKNKNIPSFRSGDTIVVNFRITEGGKERIQPFQGIVIRKHNNGLSSTFTVRKMSGKIGVERIFPLYSPLIESIKVVRAGKVRQSRIYYIRNLKGRALKIKERRKGF is encoded by the coding sequence ATGAGAGATAAAATTATAGATGCTATAGAAGAGGAATTTAAAAATAAGAATATCCCGTCCTTTAGATCAGGTGATACTATTGTTGTAAATTTTAGAATAACAGAGGGTGGAAAGGAAAGAATTCAGCCTTTCCAAGGAATTGTCATAAGGAAGCATAACAATGGTCTTTCATCTACTTTTACAGTTAGGAAGATGTCTGGTAAGATTGGCGTTGAGAGGATATTTCCTCTGTATTCACCTTTAATTGAGAGTATAAAAGTTGTAAGGGCAGGCAAAGTTAGACAATCTAGAATCTATTATATAAGAAATTTGAAAGGTAGAGCATTAAAGATCAAAGAGAGAAGAAAGGGTTTTTAA
- a CDS encoding enoyl-ACP reductase, whose protein sequence is MESQRQEKALNFQNVSKKMALLEDKKALIFGIANNRSIAYGIAKKLQSEGSAIGIAYGADNLKKRIDPIAQELDAEFSIKCDVTNEDEIDKTFSIVEEKFDNIDILVHSIAFAPESDLKCPVIDVSKEGFNTALTVSAYSLIALSRRAYKLMKKGGSIITMTYFGSTKVIINYNLMGIAKAALEASVRYLAFDLGNKNIRVNAISAGPIRTLASSGVKGFKELFSKFAERVPLKNEITKEDVGDVALFLASNLSKKITGEIIFVDGGYNIIGY, encoded by the coding sequence ATGGAAAGCCAAAGGCAAGAAAAAGCCCTCAATTTTCAAAACGTTAGTAAGAAAATGGCCTTATTGGAAGATAAAAAAGCACTTATATTTGGTATTGCAAACAACAGATCAATTGCATATGGTATTGCAAAAAAATTACAATCAGAGGGATCTGCTATTGGTATTGCTTATGGAGCAGATAATCTAAAAAAAAGGATAGATCCCATTGCTCAAGAACTAGATGCTGAGTTTTCTATTAAATGTGATGTAACTAACGAAGATGAAATCGATAAAACATTTAGTATTGTTGAAGAAAAATTTGATAATATTGATATATTAGTTCATTCAATAGCATTTGCACCTGAAAGCGATTTAAAATGTCCAGTTATTGATGTTTCAAAAGAAGGTTTTAATACTGCCTTAACGGTTTCTGCTTATTCATTAATTGCGTTGTCGAGAAGGGCTTATAAACTGATGAAAAAGGGTGGTTCTATAATAACTATGACATATTTTGGATCTACTAAGGTGATTATTAACTATAATCTAATGGGAATAGCAAAAGCTGCCCTTGAGGCATCGGTTAGATATCTAGCGTTTGATTTAGGTAATAAGAATATAAGAGTCAACGCTATTTCAGCAGGTCCTATAAGAACATTAGCATCTAGTGGGGTAAAAGGCTTCAAAGAGCTTTTTTCAAAATTTGCTGAAAGGGTCCCATTAAAGAACGAAATAACAAAAGAAGATGTCGGAGATGTCGCTTTATTTTTAGCTAGTAATCTCTCTAAAAAAATTACTGGTGAGATTATATTTGTAGATGGCGGTTATAATATCATAGGCTATTGA
- the rpsI gene encoding 30S ribosomal protein S9 encodes MNNYFYGTGRRKTSIARVFLRPGNGSIAINGKSNDEYFTRQGYRLAVLKPLEVLNLHNMFDINIYTKGGGLTGQAEAIRLGIARALVSYNEEYRKLLKDKGLLTRDARMVERKKYGKPKARKSPQFSKR; translated from the coding sequence ATGAATAATTACTTTTATGGGACAGGCAGGAGAAAAACATCAATTGCAAGGGTATTTTTAAGACCAGGAAATGGAAGTATTGCTATAAATGGTAAGTCAAATGATGAATATTTTACAAGACAGGGTTACAGGTTAGCCGTCTTAAAACCTTTAGAGGTTTTAAATCTACACAATATGTTTGATATTAATATATATACTAAGGGCGGCGGTTTAACTGGGCAAGCAGAAGCTATAAGACTAGGCATAGCTAGGGCATTGGTTAGCTACAATGAAGAGTATAGGAAATTATTAAAAGATAAAGGGTTGTTAACTAGGGATGCGCGAATGGTTGAGAGAAAGAAATATGGAAAGCCAAAGGCAAGAAAAAGCCCTCAATTTTCAAAACGTTAG
- the rplM gene encoding 50S ribosomal protein L13, producing MKTTLPKVNNIQKSWYLIDAEGVILGRLASKIATILMGKTKPIYSTNIDVGDFLIVVNAEKVAFTGNKLSDKKYYKHSGYLGGLKEKNLENMLLKHPEDVIYRAVKGMLPKNRMGRKMLKKLKVYRGDTHPHSAQKPIAINVARGKYE from the coding sequence ATGAAGACAACATTGCCAAAAGTAAATAATATTCAAAAAAGTTGGTATTTAATAGATGCAGAAGGCGTTATTTTAGGTAGGCTTGCAAGTAAGATTGCTACTATCTTGATGGGTAAAACGAAACCAATATATTCAACGAATATAGACGTTGGTGATTTTTTAATCGTTGTAAACGCTGAGAAGGTTGCTTTTACAGGGAATAAATTATCAGATAAAAAATATTATAAACATTCTGGTTATCTTGGCGGTTTAAAAGAAAAGAATTTAGAGAATATGCTTTTAAAACATCCTGAGGATGTAATATATAGAGCTGTTAAGGGTATGCTGCCTAAAAATAGGATGGGGCGAAAGATGTTAAAAAAGCTTAAAGTATACAGGGGTGATACTCATCCACATAGTGCACAAAAGCCTATAGCTATTAATGTTGCCAGGGGGAAATATGAATAA